In one window of Gloeocapsopsis sp. IPPAS B-1203 DNA:
- a CDS encoding NAD(P)H-quinone oxidoreductase subunit F, with translation MNQTLFLTSWWVPFYGLIGAILTLPWATGIVRRTGPRPAAYLNLLMTGVAFLHSLFVWKDIWNQEPQILLFTWLKAADLDLSIAVELSPVTMGAAVLIAGLSLLAQVYALGYMEKDWALARFFALIGFFEAALSGLALSDSLFLSYVLLELLTLSTYLLVGFWYAQPLVVTAARDAFLTKRVGDILLLMGVVTLSVMAGSLNFSELNQWAQTAELSPLTATLLGLALIAGPAGKCAQFPLHLWLDEAMEGPNPASVLRNSMVVAGGAYVLFKLQPILVLSPVALDTLVILGTVTAVGASLVSLAQIDIKRALSHSTSAYMGLVFIAVGMEQGGVALVLLFTHAIAKALLFMSAGSVILTTQTQDLTEMGGLWSRMPATTTAYIVGAAGMVTLLPLGSFWAKLQWADGFWNSNPWVVGILFLTNGLTTLNLTRVFRLVFWGEPQPKTRRAPEVGWQMAVPMVSLTVSTLLVPLLLQQWQLLPSWENVNWYAVLVLVLSSVLGLIVGSTIYLHKAWSRSIQLPWRFIQDLLGYDFYVDRLYRLTVVGAVDFMSRLSSWVDRYLVDGFVNLVGIATIISGQGLKYSSFGQSQLNLLTIVFGVSLLGFLISWSFGLLDHWQLFWETIRG, from the coding sequence ATGAATCAGACATTATTTTTAACAAGTTGGTGGGTGCCATTTTATGGATTAATTGGCGCTATTTTGACACTACCTTGGGCAACTGGAATAGTGCGGCGAACAGGTCCTCGACCTGCGGCTTACTTAAATTTGTTGATGACAGGGGTTGCTTTTCTACATAGTTTATTTGTTTGGAAAGACATCTGGAATCAAGAACCACAGATTTTGCTATTTACCTGGCTTAAAGCTGCAGATTTAGATTTATCGATCGCAGTAGAACTGTCTCCCGTAACTATGGGAGCAGCCGTTTTAATCGCGGGTTTGAGCCTTTTAGCTCAAGTGTATGCTTTGGGATACATGGAAAAAGATTGGGCTTTAGCCCGATTTTTCGCGCTGATTGGTTTTTTTGAAGCGGCATTGAGTGGTTTGGCATTGAGTGATTCCTTATTTCTCAGTTATGTATTGTTGGAATTGCTCACACTTTCAACTTATTTGTTAGTAGGATTTTGGTATGCACAGCCTCTTGTTGTTACCGCAGCGCGCGATGCGTTCTTAACTAAACGTGTTGGAGATATTCTCTTATTGATGGGAGTGGTGACGCTCTCCGTCATGGCAGGTAGCTTGAACTTTTCTGAATTAAACCAGTGGGCACAAACTGCCGAACTATCTCCATTAACTGCGACATTGTTAGGTTTAGCATTAATTGCAGGACCTGCAGGTAAATGCGCGCAGTTTCCACTGCATCTGTGGTTGGACGAAGCAATGGAAGGTCCTAACCCTGCTTCGGTATTGCGGAACTCAATGGTTGTAGCAGGTGGCGCTTACGTATTGTTTAAATTACAACCCATTTTGGTATTGTCACCAGTTGCACTCGATACTTTAGTGATTCTAGGCACAGTTACTGCGGTTGGTGCATCGCTAGTTTCGCTAGCACAAATCGATATCAAAAGAGCATTATCGCATTCCACTAGCGCGTACATGGGGTTAGTTTTCATCGCAGTAGGTATGGAGCAAGGCGGAGTAGCACTGGTACTATTATTTACCCATGCGATCGCTAAAGCATTATTGTTTATGAGTGCAGGCTCAGTCATTTTGACAACACAAACTCAAGATTTAACCGAAATGGGCGGTTTGTGGTCGCGGATGCCCGCTACAACAACAGCTTACATTGTAGGAGCCGCAGGAATGGTTACGCTACTACCTTTAGGGAGTTTTTGGGCAAAACTGCAGTGGGCTGATGGTTTTTGGAACAGCAATCCTTGGGTAGTCGGAATTCTATTTTTAACAAATGGGTTAACAACCTTGAACCTTACCCGCGTGTTCCGATTAGTGTTTTGGGGCGAACCACAACCAAAAACGCGTCGTGCACCAGAAGTTGGGTGGCAAATGGCAGTACCAATGGTGAGTTTAACGGTGTCAACACTATTAGTACCGCTTTTGTTGCAACAGTGGCAACTACTGCCTAGTTGGGAAAACGTGAATTGGTATGCAGTGTTAGTTCTTGTTCTATCGAGTGTCTTAGGATTAATCGTTGGCTCAACAATTTACCTTCACAAAGCATGGTCGAGATCGATTCAGCTACCGTGGAGATTCATCCAAGACTTATTAGGCTACGACTTTTATGTTGATCGTTTATATCGCTTAACTGTTGTGGGTGCTGTTGACTTTATGTCGCGACTGAGTTCGTGGGTTGATCGCTACTTAGTTGATGGTTTCGTCAATTTGGTTGGTATCGCGACAATTATTAGCGGACAAGGTTTGAAATACAGTAGTTTTGGGCAATCACAGCTTAATCTGCTCACAATTGTCTTTGGAGTGAGTCTTTTGGGTTTTTTGATTAGCTGGTCTTTTGGTCTACTCGATCACTGGCAACTATTTTGGGAGACAATTAGGGGCTAA
- a CDS encoding carbon dioxide concentrating mechanism protein, whose translation MTFYPAIEVPIPMYVPPLRPPNYDDTYISGEVTIDPSAAIAPGVLLQASPNCQIIIGAGVCIGMGSILHAYEGILEIETGANLGSGVLILGKGKIGANACIGSTATILNSSIEPQQVVLPGSLIGDKSRVVVAHTSVAGIDTINETASLSLEETNGDNSPAMNNSPSSTPEPPESEPSETTPLQQPTSQKVYGQAQLNRMLSTMFPYRQALNRPIQDGQSPSDQP comes from the coding sequence GTGACATTTTATCCGGCGATCGAGGTTCCAATTCCAATGTATGTGCCGCCACTGCGTCCGCCTAATTATGATGATACCTACATCAGTGGCGAAGTAACCATTGATCCGAGTGCGGCGATCGCACCAGGAGTGCTCTTGCAAGCAAGTCCCAATTGCCAGATTATTATTGGTGCTGGGGTTTGTATTGGTATGGGTTCAATTCTTCACGCTTATGAAGGCATATTAGAAATAGAGACAGGAGCAAATTTAGGCTCTGGTGTTTTAATACTAGGCAAAGGAAAAATTGGGGCAAATGCATGTATTGGTTCCACAGCTACTATCCTTAATTCTTCTATCGAACCACAACAAGTCGTCTTACCAGGTTCGCTGATTGGAGACAAAAGTCGTGTAGTTGTGGCACACACATCTGTGGCGGGCATTGATACAATCAATGAAACCGCCTCCCTTTCTCTTGAAGAAACAAATGGTGATAATTCTCCTGCGATGAATAACTCACCGTCGTCAACGCCAGAACCTCCTGAATCTGAACCTAGTGAGACAACACCTTTGCAGCAACCTACAAGTCAAAAAGTCTATGGACAAGCACAATTAAATCGTATGCTGTCAACAATGTTTCCTTACCGCCAAGCCTTGAACCGCCCTATACAAGATGGTCAGTCTCCTTCTGATCAGCCTTAA
- a CDS encoding carbon dioxide-concentrating mechanism protein CcmK, protein MSIAVGMIETLGFPAVVEAADSMVKAARVTLVGYEKIGSGRVTVIVRGDVSEVQASVAAGVDNVKRVNGGQVLSTHIIARPHENLEYVLPIRYTEAVEQFRESTNAIRPYGNRM, encoded by the coding sequence ATGTCAATCGCCGTCGGAATGATAGAAACATTAGGTTTCCCAGCAGTAGTAGAAGCAGCCGATAGCATGGTGAAAGCTGCTCGTGTTACACTTGTGGGCTACGAAAAAATCGGTAGTGGGCGCGTCACAGTGATTGTGCGGGGAGATGTTTCTGAAGTACAAGCTTCAGTTGCTGCTGGGGTTGACAATGTCAAGCGCGTTAATGGCGGTCAGGTGCTATCAACCCATATTATTGCCCGCCCTCACGAAAACTTAGAGTATGTTCTACCAATCCGTTACACCGAAGCAGTAGAACAATTCCGCGAAAGTACAAATGCGATTCGCCCTTACGGAAATAGAATGTGA
- a CDS encoding EutN/CcmL family microcompartment protein, whose protein sequence is MQIAKVRGNVVSTQKEPSLRGAKLLLLQLVDEEGNPLPKYEVAADNVGAGVDEWVLVSCGSAARIVQGNEQRPLDAVVVAIIDSVRVEDRLIYSKKDQYR, encoded by the coding sequence ATGCAAATTGCAAAAGTTCGTGGTAACGTAGTCAGCACTCAAAAAGAACCCAGTCTTCGAGGGGCAAAACTGCTTTTGTTACAACTTGTAGACGAAGAAGGAAATCCTTTACCGAAATACGAAGTTGCAGCGGACAACGTAGGTGCAGGAGTAGACGAATGGGTATTGGTGAGTTGCGGTAGTGCTGCTCGCATTGTTCAGGGAAACGAGCAACGACCGCTTGATGCTGTGGTAGTAGCGATTATTGATAGTGTCCGCGTTGAAGATCGTTTAATTTACAGCAAAAAGGATCAATACCGTTAA
- a CDS encoding LysR family transcriptional regulator: MKQATLHQLKVFEAAARHGSFTRAAEELFLTQPTVSMQVKQLTKAIGLPLFEQVGKRLYLTEAGKELFTTCRAIFEELAQLEMTVADLKGLKQGQLRLAVITTAKYFVPRLLGPFCQRYPGIDIALQVTNHSGILERLTDNLDDLYVMSQVPEHLDVVFQPFLDNPLVVLAPVNHPLAHEKNISLSRLAEEPFIMREPGSGTRKAVQQLFATHETTVKVKLELGSNEAIKQAIAGGLGLSVLSRHTLTPDGANSELKVLDVEHFPIHRNWYVVYPNGKQLSVVARTYLEYLLDAAKQFSTSASSSSD, encoded by the coding sequence TTGAAGCAAGCAACGCTTCATCAGTTAAAGGTATTTGAAGCCGCTGCACGACATGGTAGCTTTACACGGGCAGCAGAAGAATTATTTCTGACTCAACCTACTGTCTCGATGCAGGTTAAACAACTGACAAAAGCAATAGGTTTACCACTGTTTGAGCAAGTCGGTAAACGTCTTTACTTGACAGAAGCCGGCAAAGAATTATTTACGACTTGTCGAGCCATATTTGAGGAATTAGCTCAGTTGGAAATGACTGTGGCTGATCTCAAGGGCTTAAAGCAAGGACAATTACGCCTAGCCGTTATTACAACTGCTAAGTACTTTGTACCTCGTCTATTAGGACCATTTTGCCAGCGCTATCCTGGCATTGATATTGCGTTACAAGTCACTAATCACTCCGGCATTCTCGAACGATTAACGGATAATTTGGATGATTTGTATGTCATGAGCCAGGTTCCAGAACATTTAGATGTCGTGTTTCAACCGTTTTTGGATAATCCTCTTGTCGTGTTGGCACCGGTAAATCATCCTTTAGCTCATGAAAAAAATATTTCGCTCTCACGGCTTGCTGAAGAACCTTTTATTATGCGCGAACCAGGTTCAGGAACGCGTAAAGCAGTTCAACAACTCTTTGCTACACATGAAACTACAGTGAAAGTCAAGTTGGAACTAGGCAGTAACGAAGCAATTAAACAAGCGATCGCCGGTGGTTTGGGACTTTCTGTCTTATCTCGTCATACCTTGACCCCAGACGGAGCAAACAGTGAATTGAAGGTATTGGATGTAGAACATTTTCCCATTCATCGTAACTGGTACGTTGTCTATCCCAACGGTAAGCAACTCTCGGTTGTAGCGCGTACTTACTTAGAATATTTGCTCGATGCTGCTAAACAATTTTCTACTTCAGCATCGAGTTCATCAGATTAG
- a CDS encoding CO2 hydration protein codes for MVSITNKPINHPLAAYITRIETGKTLLPDSSENVLDVVGILKSYGIVLDAYSKNLIYISENQFLVLFPFFKYFNGDISLQKLLRHWWHDRINFEYAEYCMKAMLWHGGGGLDSYLDSDEFRTRAAAAIQAKFKNNPLMLGLNQLFPEFLTEQVRVLSYYSALGQFWRVMSDMFLALSDLYDQGEIKTIPQVVEHIKAGLVAAAAIPITYAVKIRGKVYDIVPKSVGLTFLADTAIPYVEAVFFRGTPFQGTVSYNAQAHQIPPDQARFAYGALYADPLPVGGAGIPPTLLMQDMRHFVPDYLHELYQKRSRRGEDDLRVQICVSFQKSMFCVTNAAIIGLMPHPLDTTVSEEQAANRAFLVSWMDRFMTSRLQDVQVA; via the coding sequence ATGGTCAGCATCACCAATAAGCCCATCAACCATCCCTTAGCTGCATATATCACTCGCATCGAAACCGGAAAAACACTGCTTCCTGATTCTTCAGAGAATGTTCTTGATGTTGTCGGTATCCTCAAAAGCTATGGCATTGTCCTGGACGCTTACTCTAAAAATCTAATCTACATTTCTGAAAATCAATTTCTTGTTTTGTTTCCCTTCTTCAAATACTTTAACGGGGATATTTCCTTACAAAAACTCCTACGACACTGGTGGCACGATCGCATCAACTTTGAATATGCTGAATACTGCATGAAAGCTATGCTTTGGCATGGTGGTGGTGGCTTAGATAGTTATTTAGATTCAGATGAATTTAGAACGCGAGCAGCAGCAGCAATTCAAGCTAAATTCAAAAATAACCCATTAATGTTGGGACTGAATCAACTATTTCCTGAATTTCTGACCGAACAAGTCCGCGTCTTATCTTATTACAGTGCGCTAGGTCAATTTTGGCGCGTCATGAGCGATATGTTCCTTGCTTTGTCAGATCTCTACGATCAAGGAGAAATCAAAACTATCCCTCAAGTTGTAGAGCATATTAAAGCAGGCTTAGTCGCTGCTGCGGCAATACCAATTACTTATGCGGTCAAAATTCGCGGTAAAGTCTACGATATTGTTCCCAAATCTGTTGGCTTAACATTTCTTGCTGATACAGCAATACCTTACGTTGAAGCAGTATTCTTTCGCGGTACGCCATTTCAAGGCACAGTTTCCTACAATGCCCAAGCACATCAAATTCCTCCCGATCAAGCGCGATTTGCTTATGGCGCACTCTATGCCGATCCTCTACCTGTTGGTGGTGCGGGGATTCCACCTACATTGTTAATGCAAGATATGCGTCATTTCGTTCCAGATTACTTACACGAACTCTATCAAAAGCGCAGTCGTCGGGGAGAAGACGATTTACGAGTACAGATTTGTGTTAGTTTCCAAAAGTCGATGTTTTGTGTTACCAACGCAGCCATTATAGGCTTGATGCCGCATCCACTTGATACAACTGTCTCTGAAGAGCAAGCAGCGAATCGGGCATTTTTAGTAAGTTGGATGGATCGATTTATGACTTCGCGATTACAAGATGTGCAAGTTGCTTAA
- a CDS encoding carbon dioxide-concentrating mechanism protein CcmK encodes MPIAVGMIETKGFPAVVEAADAMVKAARVTLVGYEKIGSARVTVIVRGDVSEVQASVAAGVDAARRVNGGEVLSTHIIARPHENLEYVLPIRYTEAVEQFRM; translated from the coding sequence ATGCCAATTGCAGTGGGAATGATTGAGACGAAGGGCTTTCCAGCAGTGGTGGAAGCAGCCGACGCAATGGTGAAAGCTGCTCGTGTTACACTTGTCGGTTACGAAAAGATTGGTAGTGCTCGTGTCACAGTGATTGTGCGAGGAGATGTTTCTGAAGTACAAGCCTCTGTTGCGGCTGGAGTTGATGCTGCAAGACGAGTAAATGGAGGTGAAGTTCTCTCAACTCACATTATTGCGCGTCCTCACGAAAACTTGGAGTACGTACTGCCGATTCGTTATACCGAAGCGGTAGAACAGTTCCGAATGTAA
- a CDS encoding NADH-quinone oxidoreductase subunit M, producing MLSALILVPLIGAAIVGFFPKAIAPNSSRNIALIFASIPFLLTVVLASQFNPTNISQQFSEFIPWITVIGLNYHLGVDGLSLPLLVLNGLLTCIAIYSSDEDVHRSRFYYSLVLILSAAVSGAFLAQDLLLFFLFYEIELIPLYLLIAIWGGQRRGYAATKFLIYTATSGILLLASFLGLVWLSGASSFALATLDTNALPLATQVILLGGILLAFGIKIPLVPLHTWLPDAHVEASTPISVLLAGVLLKLGTYGLLRFGLGLLPQAWEVLAPALAIWAVVSVLYGASCAIAQTDMKKMVAYSSIGHMGYILLAAAAATPLSILASVLQMVSHGLISALLFLLVGVVYKKTGSRDIETLCGLLNPERGLPLIGSLMVLGVMASAGIPGMVGFISEFLVFRGSFSVFPTETLLSMVGTGLTAVYFLLLINRVFFGRLSPQVIDLPRVYFRDRAPAVVLAVLIVVFGLQPTWLIRWSEPATTAMSAIPVIAQRTQLVSNQEWLVTSGSVGE from the coding sequence ATGCTAAGTGCTTTGATTTTAGTGCCGCTGATTGGTGCAGCAATTGTCGGATTTTTCCCTAAAGCGATCGCACCTAATAGTTCTCGTAACATCGCTTTAATCTTCGCTAGTATTCCATTCTTACTGACAGTTGTCCTGGCATCTCAGTTTAATCCTACCAACATCAGCCAACAATTTTCCGAATTTATACCTTGGATTACTGTCATTGGCTTAAACTATCACTTGGGAGTTGATGGTTTATCGTTACCACTACTGGTATTAAATGGTCTACTTACCTGTATTGCAATCTACAGCAGCGATGAAGATGTCCACCGTTCGCGCTTTTACTACTCACTCGTCCTAATTTTAAGTGCAGCAGTTAGCGGAGCATTTTTGGCACAAGATTTGCTTTTGTTTTTCCTCTTTTATGAAATAGAACTTATTCCGCTGTACTTGTTGATTGCCATTTGGGGAGGACAACGGCGCGGTTATGCTGCAACGAAGTTTTTAATTTATACCGCAACTTCTGGAATATTACTTTTAGCTAGTTTCTTGGGCTTGGTTTGGTTAAGTGGTGCTTCCAGTTTTGCGTTAGCTACTTTAGACACTAATGCATTACCATTAGCAACGCAGGTTATTCTCCTAGGGGGAATTTTACTCGCTTTCGGAATTAAGATTCCGTTAGTGCCCTTGCATACCTGGCTACCAGATGCTCACGTTGAAGCTTCTACACCAATATCTGTTTTACTGGCAGGTGTGCTTCTAAAGTTAGGGACATATGGCTTACTGCGCTTTGGTTTAGGCTTATTGCCGCAAGCATGGGAAGTATTAGCACCAGCTTTAGCGATTTGGGCAGTTGTGAGTGTATTGTATGGTGCTTCGTGTGCGATCGCTCAAACTGACATGAAGAAAATGGTTGCCTACAGTTCAATTGGACATATGGGCTACATTCTCTTAGCCGCCGCCGCTGCAACTCCACTGAGTATCTTGGCAAGTGTTTTGCAAATGGTCAGCCACGGCTTAATTTCTGCATTACTGTTTCTTTTAGTGGGCGTTGTCTACAAAAAAACTGGCAGTCGCGATATTGAAACTTTGTGTGGTTTACTCAACCCTGAACGCGGTTTACCTCTGATTGGAAGTTTAATGGTGTTAGGTGTGATGGCGAGCGCAGGTATTCCTGGCATGGTAGGATTCATATCTGAATTTCTCGTATTTCGGGGTAGTTTTTCCGTATTTCCTACAGAAACTTTGTTATCAATGGTTGGAACTGGCTTAACTGCGGTTTACTTTTTACTACTCATTAACCGCGTGTTTTTTGGTCGCCTTTCACCACAAGTTATCGATTTACCCCGCGTATATTTTCGCGATCGCGCCCCTGCTGTTGTCTTAGCAGTTTTAATTGTCGTTTTCGGATTGCAGCCAACTTGGTTAATCCGTTGGAGTGAACCCGCAACGACAGCTATGAGTGCAATTCCAGTCATTGCCCAGCGAACACAGTTAGTAAGCAATCAAGAGTGGCTAGTGACTAGTGGGAGTGTGGGAGAGTAG
- a CDS encoding BMC domain-containing protein has product METPNQGYAPREQFSKKDDLRESALGLVSTLSFPAIIQTADAMLKSSEVTLVGFEKIGSGHCTAIVRGKVASIRLAVEAGAQTAAEFGQLVSTLVIPRPLPNLDVVFPIGNRLSDLAQFERDIRVSSQAIGLLETRGFPVMVGAADAMLKAADVKLMSYEKIGAGLCTAIIRGAVADVVVAVEAGMQEALRIDANSLNAVTVIPRPLDDLEQSLPLASCLLEDQPKPLKLPVAIKDKTPEAELIKLPDLATIPVEINQAEINQEE; this is encoded by the coding sequence ATGGAGACACCAAACCAAGGATACGCTCCCAGGGAGCAGTTCAGTAAAAAAGATGATCTCCGAGAAAGTGCCTTGGGTTTAGTTTCAACTTTAAGCTTTCCGGCAATTATCCAAACTGCTGATGCCATGCTGAAGTCCTCTGAAGTGACTTTAGTAGGATTTGAGAAAATTGGCAGTGGTCACTGTACTGCGATCGTACGTGGTAAAGTTGCTAGCATTCGCTTGGCAGTGGAAGCAGGAGCACAAACAGCTGCAGAATTTGGTCAGCTTGTTTCAACGTTGGTCATACCACGACCTCTACCCAATTTGGACGTTGTTTTTCCGATTGGTAATCGCTTGTCTGATCTAGCTCAGTTTGAGCGCGACATTCGCGTTAGTAGTCAAGCAATCGGTTTATTGGAAACACGCGGTTTTCCAGTTATGGTTGGGGCAGCTGATGCCATGCTCAAAGCTGCTGACGTGAAACTCATGTCTTACGAAAAGATTGGCGCGGGACTATGTACCGCAATCATTCGCGGAGCAGTTGCCGATGTTGTGGTAGCAGTAGAAGCAGGAATGCAGGAAGCATTACGCATTGACGCAAATTCGTTAAATGCAGTGACAGTCATCCCCAGACCTTTAGATGATTTAGAGCAAAGCCTACCTCTAGCAAGCTGCTTGCTTGAAGATCAGCCTAAGCCCTTGAAACTACCAGTAGCAATTAAAGATAAAACACCCGAAGCAGAGTTGATTAAGCTACCAGATTTGGCAACTATTCCGGTAGAAATTAATCAAGCAGAAATTAATCAAGAGGAGTAA
- a CDS encoding ribulose bisphosphate carboxylase small subunit, which translates to MVVRSPAAPPKPWSNSVEPKIEPSAYVHSLSNLSGDVTIGANVVIAPGTSIIADEGAPFHIGEGTNIQDGVVVHGLEQGRVIGDDEKQYSVWIGKNTSITHMSLIHGPAYIGDNCFIGFRSTVFNARVGHGCIIMMHALIQDVEIPAGKYVPSGAVITNQQQADYLPDVESEDMEFTSLVVGMNDALKAGYERASESTTPIRNELVSTSSSTNSNGSSRSFSTSSMMTSPYLSQDTVAQVRQLLQQGYKIGTEHVNERKFRTGSWQSCSPINTNREAEVIAELEACMENHAGEYVRMFGIDPKGKRRVMESIIQRPDGSQVAKPAAMAKGSSYQSSVGSIASSRHINQYTASQVRHLIQQGYKIGTEHVDERRFRTGSWQSCTPITASSESQAIAELETCMANHTGEYVRMFGIDPKGKRRVMESIIQRPNSKEVQPASSSHSSDRQRQPAPAYNKQSSASTRLQPEVVEQIRQLIAQGNRVSAEHVDQRRFRTGSWASCGQVDSTNASAAIAAIESFLSEYEGEYVRLIGIDANKRRILETIIQRP; encoded by the coding sequence ATGGTAGTCCGCAGCCCGGCTGCCCCCCCGAAACCTTGGTCAAATTCAGTGGAGCCGAAGATTGAACCAAGTGCATACGTGCATTCACTGTCTAACTTGAGTGGAGATGTAACTATTGGAGCAAATGTAGTCATTGCTCCTGGAACTTCTATCATTGCTGATGAAGGCGCTCCTTTCCATATCGGTGAAGGAACTAATATACAAGATGGTGTTGTCGTTCATGGTCTAGAACAAGGTCGCGTTATCGGGGACGACGAAAAACAGTACTCTGTGTGGATTGGGAAAAATACCTCGATTACTCACATGTCACTGATTCATGGTCCTGCTTATATCGGAGATAACTGTTTTATTGGCTTTCGTTCGACAGTGTTTAACGCCCGAGTCGGTCATGGCTGCATTATTATGATGCACGCCTTGATTCAAGATGTAGAAATTCCTGCAGGTAAGTACGTCCCTTCAGGCGCAGTTATCACGAACCAACAGCAAGCCGATTACCTGCCCGATGTTGAATCAGAAGATATGGAGTTCACCAGTCTTGTGGTGGGTATGAATGATGCCTTAAAAGCAGGATATGAACGTGCTAGCGAAAGCACTACACCAATTCGTAACGAGCTTGTCAGCACCTCAAGCTCAACTAATTCAAATGGTTCCAGCCGCAGTTTTTCTACTTCTTCTATGATGACAAGTCCTTACCTTAGCCAAGACACAGTAGCACAAGTCCGACAATTATTACAGCAAGGCTATAAAATCGGTACCGAACACGTTAATGAACGAAAATTCCGCACAGGTTCTTGGCAAAGCTGTAGTCCAATTAATACCAATCGCGAAGCTGAAGTGATCGCCGAACTCGAAGCTTGCATGGAAAATCATGCCGGCGAGTACGTGCGGATGTTTGGCATTGATCCAAAAGGCAAGCGCCGTGTAATGGAAAGCATTATCCAGCGCCCCGATGGTTCGCAAGTCGCAAAACCAGCGGCAATGGCAAAAGGAAGCAGTTACCAATCATCAGTTGGCTCGATAGCATCGAGTAGACATATAAATCAATATACAGCTTCACAAGTCCGACATTTAATTCAGCAAGGCTATAAAATCGGTACCGAACACGTTGATGAACGGAGATTCCGCACAGGTTCTTGGCAAAGCTGTACTCCAATTACTGCCAGCAGTGAATCACAAGCGATCGCCGAACTCGAAACATGTATGGCAAATCATACAGGCGAGTATGTGCGGATGTTTGGTATTGATCCAAAAGGCAAGCGCCGCGTGATGGAAAGCATTATTCAACGCCCCAACAGTAAAGAAGTACAGCCAGCTAGCTCAAGTCATAGCAGCGATCGCCAGCGGCAACCAGCACCAGCTTATAACAAACAATCATCAGCCAGTACGCGTTTACAGCCAGAAGTTGTTGAACAAATTCGTCAACTGATTGCTCAAGGCAATCGAGTCAGTGCTGAACACGTTGATCAACGGCGCTTCCGTACAGGTTCCTGGGCAAGTTGTGGACAGGTTGACAGCACCAATGCATCTGCAGCGATCGCGGCAATTGAATCATTTTTATCTGAGTATGAAGGAGAATACGTCCGCTTAATTGGTATTGATGCAAATAAGCGACGGATCTTAGAAACGATTATTCAGCGTCCTTAA